In Leptodactylus fuscus isolate aLepFus1 chromosome 2, aLepFus1.hap2, whole genome shotgun sequence, one genomic interval encodes:
- the GEMIN8 gene encoding gem-associated protein 8 has translation MASLHLQASEPWYAGRVYSRYWKHYGQAMQWLYRHKRAYRMAVASTCYPPWYMAETFHNTRYTDWEGGESSYQSFYARPQKQAVQPHRDRPCLKVSCSKEEESEMEQEEVVSTDSDGEGIECDMSNMEITEELRQYFAETERHREELKKQQQLEEEMHEQYVDAGHDLHIPTKRSTEPPSERPGERRRVEMKKLYGEDAAQIQGMETAMQLNFDRHCDKKQPKYWPIIPLKL, from the exons ATG GCAAGCTTACACCTTCAAGCTTCTGAGCCCTGGTACGCTGGACGGGTATATTCCAGGTACTGGAAGCATTACGGTCAAGCAATGCAGTGGTTGTACAGGCATAAGAGGGCATACAGAATGGCAGTGGCATCTACATGTTATCCTCCCTGGTACATGGCTGAAACCTTCCATAATACTCGCTATACAGATTGGGAAGGAGGGGAGTCCTCTTATCAATCTTtctatgccaggccacagaaaCAAGCTGTGCAGCCACATAGGGATCGCCCCTGTTTAAAGGTTTCATGCTCTAAAGAAGAGGAGTCTGAAATGGAACAAGAAGAGGTTGTGTCCACCGATTCTGATGGGGAAGGAATCGAATGTGACATGAGCAACATGGAGATAACAGAGGAGCTGCGTCAATACTTTGCAGAGACTGAAAGACATCGAGAGGAGCTAA AGAAACAGCAGCAACTTGAAGAGGAAATGCATGAACAGTATGTAGATGCCGGACATGATCTGCACATTCCCACCAAAAGATCTACTGAACCTCCGTCTGAAAGGCCCGGAGAAAGACGTAGAGTAGAGATGAAGAAACTTTATGGAGAAGATGCAGCTCAAATCCAAGGAATGGAAACAGCAATGCAACTCAACTTTGATAGACATTGTGATAAAAAACAACCCAAGTACTGGCCGATCATCCCATTAAAGCTGTAA